A single genomic interval of Oncorhynchus mykiss isolate Arlee chromosome 13, USDA_OmykA_1.1, whole genome shotgun sequence harbors:
- the LOC110486504 gene encoding mucin-17 encodes MKPDGVATAAMEPMEALDADPVNESVAMGEEPNQAAPSPQAEGVGQQGEMGQGEPQPEPAQVAPTKTGNSKAAADPKAKTKAPAAKTKPGTTTTIKTTTGPGSRPNTAQSRLTNGDSKPHANGVAKKTTTGAPEKTTPKRPVGTAVAPTTKTTAKVGEKKPAGTTRPASAPAATNGVKATTGTAAKKTPAAPTNGVKATTTAAKKPTAPRPVSAATTKPSTASAPKPDRPPVSKTTRPATAAPGSRPATAAASTAKSSTSTVKPGTPTAKTTYTTPRPASAKAGSTTPSAGRIPTSQPSKTATPIKKDVTKSATKKPAAAPLTRTSPAKTTKPETPKSASASKPDSTPKKPAASSKAADTKKMPSKPTPSKDVSAGPKTPSTKPAGKASTPKKTVGSNTPMAVKRGPKPTMAAEPATKEGETQDAAVAAAISAAALAAVVSMATSEEAVVAVVPEEKEIVPPQASQPEEAPEAFISQLSAQLDLVPLEEPADTVSPLGTTVLSPPCSPTRPMSPVREPQNASALLDMHVQPEPSSQNQSAMAPQSPVQEEVIFQADCWAQNQSAMAPQSPVQEEVKVQPESWAQNQSAMSPQSPVQEEVIFQSDSWAQNQSAMSPQSLVQEEVKVQPDEQQEDLLMPSSSAPPAFSIMSQPMDEFTSGVLVSPSQDQEEAVEKADEEINEDDDDEEEEERTVCKPTLLLDMSSSQPSAETNPAGFGGATGWHRDDVLSGMDSEDVSSMSSRLQGASEMSSTQHMGLLQGTQSSDALVDSSLKGEGSPDVETLLNDDNEEDRKVCKPTSLFDMCSSQPSEEAKPAGFSGSTGWHGDDVLSGMDSEDVSSRLQGLSEISSTQHTGLLQGTQSSDALVDSSLKGSEGEGAFTGSTNVETLSNDEEENEEEYEDRKACKPTSLFDMGSSQPSEEAKPAGFSGSTGWHGDDLLSRMDSEDVSSCLQGSSEISSTHHRGLLQGEEINGDDEEEEEEERTVLVDSGLKASEGEGAFIGSPNVETLSNDEEENEEEYEDRKVCKPTSLFDMGSSQPSEEAKPAGFSGSTGWHGDDRLSGMDSEDVSSRLQGLSEISSTQHTGLLQGTQSSDALVDSSLKGSEGEGAFTGSTNVETLSNDEERVDDMDVSSERAVDHQNVCQQEDEEDDDVEMPSEGVTESGLESCGNADEDDYTEEDRLDNLNRSTVPPSSAWGQTNPFTDPWAQPHLSSPHTASSSLSDHGADGPETPTQSSAQAWLDLSAPSLMLHSEQPSEPQTAPEEMESSSPVEASGPPAVGMSQSSTLSGTALAVHSSSETSTPEELRDYDSSSGVESRSDKQQTPVPSNVQPDLEQDLGIHLERGDEEEEAETLPADEVLGAGPPTAPASAPSSPSTSGDEASDTEGEMQINDPDVPVTMDDSTEFDSPPSARILPALEEDEEVVEAPAGGEEEDGGGGTPQSANSVASYGFDCTMSNSNAHSTAESCGKSPGIFSLENEDQLPEEAKDPSLIKELTLPAAAAQSEELLGGPVDLLPLGQPGDQHHYMLGGKMDADDLEANTLEDTLRLGPQHAGEASEGQPPYYSAICDKTDSFLAGNV; translated from the exons ATGAAACCGGATGGGGTTGCCACGGCAGCGATGGAGCCAATGGAAGCACTGGATGCTGATCCGGTAAACGAGTCAGTTGCGATGGGAGAGGAGCCTAACCAGGCTGCGCCGTCACCTCAGGCGGAGGGAGTTGGCCAGCAGggagagatggggcagggtgAGCCTCAACCAGAGCCAGCCCAGGTGGCCCCCACCAAGACGGGGAACAGCAAGGCTGCAGCAGATCCAAAAGCCAAGACCAAGGCCCCCGCTGCTAAGACAAAGCCTGGGACCACCACCACAATTAAGACCACGACCGGACCAGGGTCTCGACCCAACACCGCCCAGAGCCGACTGACCAATGGGGATTCCAAGCCACATGCCAACGGAGTGGCCAAGAAGACCACCACTGGTGCCCCAGAGAAGACCACGCCCAAGAGGCCCGTAGGCACAGCCGTTGCCCCTACCACTAAGACCACCGCCAAGGTTGGTGAGAAGAAGCCAGCGGGCACCACCCGCCCTGCCTCGGCTCCTGCTGCCACCAACGGGGTGAAGGCCACCACAGGAACAGCAGCAAAGAAGACACCTGCGGCGCCAACTAATGGTGTCAAAGCCACCACCACCGCTGCTAAGAAGCCCACAG CTCCCCGGCCTGTCTCTGCAGCTACCACCAAGCCCAGCACTGCCTCTGCTCCCAAGCCTGATAGGCCCCCTGTTTCCAAGACAACCAG GCCTGCCACTGCTGCTCCAGGATCTCGCCCTGCCACTGCTGCAGCCAGCACAGCCAAGAGCTCCACATCCACAGTCAAGCCTGGCACCCCCACTGCTAAAACCACCTACACCACTCCCAGACCAGCCTCTGCCAAAGCCGGCTCCACAACACCCTCTGCTGGACGGATCCCAACATCACAGCCCTCAAAAACCGCAACTCCCATCAAGAAAG ATGTTACCAAATCAGCCACCAAGAAGCCTGCAGCGGCTCCTCTCACTCGCACCTCACCAGCCAAGACCACCAAACCTGAGACTCCCAAATCAGCCTCCGCATCCAAGCCAGACTCCACCCCCAAGAAGCCGGCTGCCAGCAGCAAGGCCGCAGACACCAAGAAGATGCCAAGCAAGCCCACGCCTTCAAAGGATGTCAGTGCTGGGCCCAAGACCCCTAGTACCAAGCCAGCAGGGAAGGCTTCCACCCCTAAGAAGACTGTGGGCAGCAACACTCCCATGGCAGTGAAGCGTGGCCCCAAGCCCACGATGGCGGCAGAGCCGGCGACTAAAGAGGGTGAGACCCAGGACGCCGCTGTTGCTGCCGCCATATCTGCAGCTGCCTTGGCTGCTGTGGTCTCCATGGCAACCTCGGAAGAAGCAGTGGTGGCTGTGGTCCCAGAGGAGAAGGAGATTGTGCCCCCTCAGGCCAGCCAGCCAGAGGAGGCCCCAGAGGCCTTTATCTCTCAGCTGTCAGCTCAGCTGGACCTGGTCCCCCTGGAAGAGCCAGCAGACACAGTGTCTCCCCTGGGTACCACGGTCTTGTCTCCTCCATGCTCCCCCACCAGGCCCATGTCCCCGGTCAGGGAGCCCCAGAATGCCTCTGCTCTGCTGGACATGCACGTCCAGCCAGAACCCAGTTCCCAGAACCAGTCTGCCATGGCTCCACAGAGCCCGGTCCAGGAGGAGGTGATATTCCAGGCAGACTGCTGGGCCCAGAACCAGTCTGCCATGGCTCCACAGAGCCCGGTCCAGGAGGAGGTGAAGGTCCAACCAGAATCCTGGGCCCAGAACCAGTCTGCCATGTCTCCACAGAGCCCGGTCCAGGAGGAGGTGATATTCCAGTCAGACTCCTGGGCCCAGAACCAGTCTGCCATGTCTCCACAGAGCCTGGTCCAGGAGGAGGTGAAGGTCCAGCCAGATGAGCAGCAGGAGGACCTTCTcatgccctcctcttcagcccctccTGCATTCAGCATAATGTCTCAGCCCATGGATGAGTTCACCTCAGGGGTCCTGGTCTCTCCCTCTCAGGACCAGGAAGAGGCAGTGGAGAAGGCAGATGAGGAGATCAacgaagatgatgatgatgaggaggaagaggagaggacagtgtgCAAGCCGACATTACTGTTGGACATGAGTAGCTCTCAGCCCTCAGCGGAGACCAATCCTGCAGGCTTCGGTGGTGCCACCGGTTGGCATCGGGATGATGTCTTGTCAGGGATGGATTCTGAGGATGTGAGCAGTATGAGCAGCCGCCTGCAGGGGGCGTCAGAGATGAGCAGCACCCAGCATATGGGCCTGCTGCAAGGTACCCAGAGCTCCGACGCCCTGGTAGACTCCAGCCTCAAGGGAGAAGGCTCCCCCGATGTGGAGACACTGCTCAACGATGATAATGAGGAGGATAGGAAAGTGTGCAAGCCGACATCACTGTTTGACATGTGTAGCTCTCAGCCCTCAGAGGAGGCCAAGCCTGCAGGCTTCAGTGGTTCCACCGGTTGGCATGGGGATGACGTCTTGTCAGGGATGGACTCTGAGGATGTGAGCAGCCGCCTGCAGGGGTTATCAGAGATTAGCAGCACCCAGCATACGGGCCTGCTGCAGGGTACCCAGAGCTCCGACGCCCTGGTAGACTCCAGCCTCAAGGGCTCCGAGGGAGAAGGGGCCTTCACGGGTTCCACCAATGTGGAGACCCTGTCCAACGATGAGGAGGAAAATGAAGAGGAATATGAGGATAGGAAAGCGTGCAAGCCAACATCACTGTTTGACATGGGTAGCTCTCAGCCCTCAGAGGAGGCCAAGCCTGCAGGCTTCAGTGGTTCCACCGGTTGGCATGGGGATGACCTTTTGTCAAGGATGGACTCTGAGGATGTGAGCAGCTGCCTTCAGGGGTCATCAGAGATTAGCAGCACCCATCATAGGGGCCTGCTGCAGGGTGAGGAGATCAACggagatgatgaggaggaggaggaagaggagaggacagtccTGGTAGACTCCGGCCTCAAGGCCTCCGAGGGAGAAGGGGCCTTCATAGGCTCCCCCAATGTGGAGACCCTGTCCAACGATGAAGAGGAAAATGAAGAGGAATATGAGGATAGGAAAGTGTGCAAACCGACATCACTGTTTGACATGGGTAGCTCTCAGCCCTCAGAGGAGGCCAAGCCTGCAGGCTTCAGTGGTTCCACCGGTTGGCATGGGGATGACCGTTTGTCAGGGATGGACTCAGAGGATGTGAGCAGCCGCCTGCAGGGGTTATCAGAGATTAGCAGCACCCAGCATACGGGCCTGCTGCAGGGTACCCAGAGCTCCGACGCCCTGGTAGACTCCAGCCTCAAGGGCTCCGAGGGAGAAGGGGCCTTCACGGGTTCCACCAATGTGGAGACCCTGTCCAACGATGAGGAGCGAGTTGATGATATGGATGTGAGCTCAGAGCGGGCAGTGGACCACCAGAACGTGTGTCAgcaagaggatgaggaggatgatgatgtggAGATGCCCAGCGAAGGGGTGACGGAGAGTGGACTGGAGAGCTGTGGGAATGCAGATGAGGATGACTACACAGAGGAGGACCGTTTGGATAACCTCAACCGTTCGACCGTCCCACCTTCCTCAGCCTGGGGTCAGACAAACCCCTTCACTGACCCCTGGGCCCagccccacctctcctccccccacaccgcctccagcTCTCTGTCTGACCACGGGGCTGACGGCCCTGAGACGCCCACCCAGTCCTCTGCCCAGGCCTGGTTGGATCTCAGCGCCCCCTCTCTGATGCTCCATTCAGAGCAGCCCTCAGAGCCCCAGACTGCCCCTGAGGAGATGGAGAGCTCTTCCCCAGTGGAGGCCTCTGGCCCCCCTGCTGTGGGCATGTCTCAGTCCAGCACCCTGAGTGGCACGGCCCTGGCTGTCCACAGCAGCAGTGAAACCAGCACTCCCGAGGAGCTCCGTGACTATGACAGCAGCTCCGGGGTGGAGTCACGCTCTGACAAGCAGCAGACTCCCGTGCCATCCAATGTGCAGCCTGACCTGGAGCAGGACTTGGGCATCCATCTGGAACGAggtgacgaggaggaggaggctgaGACGCTCCCTGCTGACGAGGTCCTGGGAGCAGGCCCTCCTACTGCCCCCGcctctgccccctcctccccctccacctcggGAGACGAGGCCAGCGACACGGAGGGTGAGATGCAGATCAATGACCCAGATGTTCCCGTCACCATGGATGACAGCACTGAGTTCGACAGTCCACCGTCCGCCCGTATCCTGCCTGCCctggaagaggatgaggaggtggtggaggcgCCGgccggaggagaggaggaggacggggGTGGCGGCACGCCCCAGTCTGCCAACTCAGTGGCGTCTTACGGCTTTGACTGCACCATGTCCAACTCCAACGCCCACTCTACTGCCGAGAGCTGCGGTAAGAGCCCCGGCATCTTCTCCCTGGAGAACGAGGACCAGTTGCCCGAGGAGGCCAAGGACCCCTCCCTCATCAAGGAGCTGACCCTGCCAGCAGCGGCCGCCCAGTCAGAGGAGCTGCTGGGAGGCCCTGTAGACCTGCTGCCCCTGGGCCAGCCTGGGGACCAGCACCACTACATGCTGGGGGGGAAGATGGATGCTGACGACCTGGAGGCCAACACCCTGGAGGACACCCTCCGCCTGGGGCCCCAGCATGCCGGGGAGGCCAGCGAGGGCCAGCCACCCTACTACTCTGCTATATGCGATAAGACTGATAGCTTTCTGGCAGGTAACGTATAA